AACTTATTGGCCATATTATCAAGAACCTGCCCCAGCTGATCTGTATTATCCAAACTCAAAAACACCTGACCTTCGCCTGTTGGCCTACCGGCTGCATCCTTTTCAGGATTGACCAGAATAGTCAGGACGCCGTTCTCAGGCACCTTTATTTCAGACACTGAACCTGGAGTGTTCACCTTTACCGGCTCATTCTTGACGAATGTTGACGTCAGCATAAAGAAGGTGAGCAACAAGGTCATAACGTCTGACATAGGCGTCATATCGATCCAAACGTCACTTTTCTTAATTTTTACTTTACCCATAGCGATAAATTTTTAAAGGGTTAGCAAAAATTAAGCTTCTTCTGTGTGGTTAGCTTCGTATGTCTGAGCAATTGAGTAACCTACCTCGTCGAGTGCGTATGTCAGCTTGTCAACCTTATTAGTGAAGTAGTTGTAAGATACAACAGCACACCATGATGTCAAAATACCGAATGCAGTATTGATCAAAGCCTCAGAAATACCAGCTGAAAGTGCAGCAGAGTCAGCACCACCACCAGCAGACAGAGCAGAGAATGACTTAATCATACCAGTTACAGTACCAAGAAGACCGGTCAAAGTACCCAATGTTACGATGGTCGCAATGATAGGAAGGTTCATTGTCAATGTAGGCATTTCAAGCTGTGTTGCTTCTTCATGAGCCTGCTGAATCTTAGCAATTTTCTGTGCCTTCTTCAATGAAGCATTAGCACCTGTCTCCATATCTTTGTAAGCATTCAACGATGCATAAACAACATTAGCGACAGAACCTCTCTGCTTATCGCAAAGCTGCTGAGCCTGTGCAAAGTCGTTTGCATTCAACGCAGCCTTAATATTTACAACAAACTTAGGCAGTGAGCCTTTACCAAAAGCTGTCTTCATAGCGAGAACACGCTCGATAGACATTGCCAATACTGTAAGCAACAATGTGTGGATAACAGGCACAATCATACCACCCTTAAAGATAGTTCCCCATACATCTGCAGGTGCACCATTAGAATCACCACCTTGGAAGTGACTTGCATCACCAAACCATGTGTAGAACAAAATGAAAGCGATTGCAGCGCAAACGACGATAATCCAGAATGCACCTCTTACTCCCTGAAAGCCCTGAGATTTCTTAGGGCTGGCTGTTTTTTGTGTAGTTGCCATAATTTAAACTTTTATTTTTTAGTTATTATAAATTGATATATTATCTGATATAAATGTTATTTGCAAAAGGTTCGC
The nucleotide sequence above comes from Segatella oris. Encoded proteins:
- a CDS encoding MotA/TolQ/ExbB proton channel family protein, yielding MATTQKTASPKKSQGFQGVRGAFWIIVVCAAIAFILFYTWFGDASHFQGGDSNGAPADVWGTIFKGGMIVPVIHTLLLTVLAMSIERVLAMKTAFGKGSLPKFVVNIKAALNANDFAQAQQLCDKQRGSVANVVYASLNAYKDMETGANASLKKAQKIAKIQQAHEEATQLEMPTLTMNLPIIATIVTLGTLTGLLGTVTGMIKSFSALSAGGGADSAALSAGISEALINTAFGILTSWCAVVSYNYFTNKVDKLTYALDEVGYSIAQTYEANHTEEA